The following is a genomic window from Nymphaea colorata isolate Beijing-Zhang1983 chromosome 3, ASM883128v2, whole genome shotgun sequence.
GGAAGTAATGTTTCTCGGGTGTTTTGTTCTGCATTTGTTTTATGAGAAACTCTCCACTAAATttgaacttttgtttcatttccaTAGTAAAGTTCCGGCTATCCAAACGGATCCTCAAAAACAGCACAAAGAAAAGTAATCTGAGTGTgaatacacaatatatatatatatagacaacagTACAGGGAGCAGTTTCACTAAAGGTACCCtaaatcaataaaaacatgCCATGTCCTCTCAAAGACTAATTTACCCTATTCCAAAACAAGTGACTAATTAAAATTTCTATAAGTTTGCCACAGCAGGATGCAAAGAAGAAATTCACATGAAGGAAGATGACTATCCATATCAGTAAACTACTATAGCTTGTGTTATTTTGACTTGAAAATGCATAGTACTCAAATAAAACATGGATAGCAGTCAATGAGAATAGCACCACCTGTTCTACTGGGCTGACTCTACACCAGTTCTTATATATTCGGGCATCTCATGAATTGCAGAAGTGTTCAAGAATGGAAGATAAGGATcaagaacatgaagaaagagTGGAAACCGGGCAGTTTTCAGAGGTTAATTTGATCGTCAGATCTGGTACACGGATGTAAAATAAGAGCCATTATGGAACTTAATTTCTGCTGCTTAAGCACTGGAAGGGACCTCGCATTTAATAATcaccaagaaagaaatcaaggaATCCGAAAATAAACtgacctaaattttttgaactaAAAGAAACCCATATTAGACAATGAAATAAATGCGGATACTTTTAATTGTATTCCGGTGGATAAGTTTAGttagaaaaaatacaaaaaggtGCCTGAAGCTCGAACAGATTATAACAAATGTTGACTCAATAGGTGCAGAACTTATAAAAGCATTTTCGAAAAGCTGCTTATCGaccacaaaaatataatttttgtataaaataacaaataccCTTAATTTctagagagaaaaatattgtcTTTAAGTGGCCAATGGAATTGATTGAAATGGTTATCTATCCAAGGAATTTTTGtcaatttatataaaaaaataatatacatTTTCTGTCAATAAGCGGCTCCTCGAGAATTTTTCATACAAGTGTATTCTCTTTAACTTATAAAAGTTGAACATTGATTTACTATTTGCCAAAAAAGTTGGGAGcctttttaaattaatttgtCTTCTATCTCCTGTTGATACCATTAATTTGCATAGCCAAAACCCTTTCTAAGGAGTACTTCTGCAGATATGAATTGATTTCACCACAGGTTCTTTATCAAGCAGATACTAATTGATTTCACCAGAGTCTCTATCATGTTAGTGAGAGGTTCATTCCTGCTGCCTTGAATGAGGCAGGAATGCAGTGGCCGACTTTCATGGTAGTTTCATGTTAGCGAGAGGTTCATTCCGGCTGTCCGGCCAGAACGAGGCAAGAAGACTCTTCCATTACCCCTGCCTCAAGATTACCTGAACAAGTAAcaaatttctatttttacctGGCGTTTTCCACCGTAACAGGAGGACAGATCTGCGAGGGCAGTTTTCCTAAAACTCGACACACCTGGCGCAGCAAACTAAGCTAAACAACAGGCACCAATGATTCATGTTTTCTGAGCTTCTGTAAAAGTTCTTGCTATTTTTTTCTGTAAAAGTCCTTACCTACAACACTATCAGAGATTCCCTGAGGCATTTGGCAATGCTAAACAATGGGGACAAGTAGGCTCTACTTCAAGTTTCCGACGACAATCACCTGACGCTTTCtactgtttgaaattttgaacatttcTGTATGATTCTAAACGTCGAACATAACTGGCACTTCGTTGGTGCAATAAATTAACGTTTTCACATCAACCAGACGTGGAAAGATGACATAAGATTGGCGTCACACATTGAACTATATATAGAACTACCATCATGTTCATCTCAACGGGAACTTTCTTCGTTAAAGAGGCACTTCGATTACTTAGTTGAGAAAAATAACTCAAGTACGTTTAACTGCTCTGATCGTGGTGGAGAAAATAAATCGTGGTAACGCCGAGAAGGAGAACAGTGGGGTGCGGAAGACACGTAGCATTTTATTAGGGGCACCGCCGTTTGGAAGTCGAATCATAACAAAGTCTCATGCGCTAAAggaggaggaaagaaaaagaatggggTTGAAGCAAAtagaggagagagggagagatgcgGAATGAATGGTAAAGACAACCGAATGTGTCACCATTCACCTCCATACGTATGGCCTCTCGGTCGCTCTCCTTCCAAGGAGTAAAAAGGgttagagagagaatgagagagaagaaCCAGGGGGAGTCTTCTGCACTGTTCTAGATTGTTATCGAAAGGTCAAAATCTTGAAAGAAGGAAAGGTGCAAGAAGAAGTATTGTTTTTCGAAGGTGCTAGAGAGTTGAATGATAAGTTTGGGTGAGGATGGTGTAGAATGTAcgaaggtagagagagagagagagagagagagagagagagagagacagacaggaAGGTATAAAATGCATGAGATATTCTATTAACCTTTTAGTGATTGTTTAGTTGGCGGATTAATTAATCTTCTTTGCATAACTGTCCTTGTGGTTATATAAGTGAGAAGCCATTGTTGCACAACCGTCATTTTCCTTCACATGATAGTGTGTTCTGAGATACTACTGGATTTTGGCTCTCTTGGAGCTGCTTCATGGTAGGGGGAGGTTTACTTCCTGTGGTTTCACTCTGAGAAGAGAAACCAAAGCGACGGTTAATGGTTGgtcatcttcttcctttatttGGAGACAAGAGGAAGGAAAATGTAAGGAGAGTTTTGGAAAATCTTTCCCTTAAAGAGTTTCTCAAACTTTGAGTAGGAATAAGGTGAGGAAGCGCCGTTAGAGTTGTATTCACTCATTTAATTTGCTGTTCATAGTTGCAGTCCTCGAAGAAGCCTATGCAGTCAGTGTACTCACATAGTCTAGGGTCTCGTTGGCATAttgttttttcctctctttttttttaattcatgtttttggGGGTTGACTGTGCATATGAGAGAAGGTTTTTTGATTTCTGCATCTCTGAAGCGGGTTTGAGCATGACTCTTTTTCTGTGtggtctttctttttccctctctcagTAGTATCTGTGCCGAAACAGTGGAAGCTCAAAGTGGTTGTCTTTTGGAGGGAGGAGACAGGTCTTTTTCAAGGAAGGAGGGAGGCAGGcagggaaggaaggaaggataAGATTTTTAAGGGCAAGCGTGAGACTAGGGTTCTTTTACTGGTTGGAGCGAGTCAGCATCCGTTTGGACCGGCCATAACAAGAAAGATGACGGATCCACAGAAACAGGAAGGAGATAACAGTAATAACAATGGCAGGAACACCCAAGTGGAGATGGATCACAGAGAGGACGACAAGAATATTGTCAACCCCCCAAATGAGGAGATGGTGAACGAATGGCCGGTCGATTGTGATCCCATAGACACAGACTTGCTCGGTGCAGTTGATGCGTCAAGCATATTCGACGATGTCCTCCCTTCCATTGCCGAGTTCCCCACCATGCGGTCATCATCACAGTCATCATCGTCCCTGTCATCGTCGTCGTCTTCATCATCTGCATGTAGTTCCTCCTGTTCATCCTCTCCATGGAGTATTGCtaagaaagaagagaatgaCAGTTCTGTTAGGCAAAGTGGTGACCCGGCGGATTCTCTGGCGGCGAATTCCCTGGCGGCGCAGTCGGCGGCAACAACCGCGGCCGGATGTTCGTCGCCTATGCTGGTGGTACCAAAGGAAGAACGGATGGATACTGTTCTTGATGGATTTGGAGAGATGGGCATACTGGACACGGTTGATATCAGTTGGGACGCTTCCATGTTCCAAACTGACGTTAACCCCAACAGCTctcaagaggaagaaaactGCTTCGCTGGGAGCCCACCGACCATTTACGACGGCCAGCATGAGGGCCAAGAGAACGACAGCATCTCGTCTCAGGAATTAGCCCAAGTGTTCTTTGACTGGTTGAGATCAAACAAGGAATCCATTTCTCCAGAAGATTTGAGGAGCATAAGGCTGAAAAAATCCACCATAGAGAGTGCTGTCAAGCGCTTAGGGGGAGGGAAGAATGGGATGTTGCACTTGCTAAAGCTCATTCTTACTTGGGTGCAAAACCACCACCTGCAAAAGAAGCAGAAACAGTATTTACCTTCTTGTGATGACATTTCTAACATGCCTTGTTATTatcaacagcagcagcagcagcagggtTTTGGTTTGCCTAACACCAATTCATGGTGTCTGCCTACTGCTGCTTCCCCCTTTCGACAAGCACCTGTTTATGATCCCTGCATGGCTTCCTTCCCTACAGTTGTAGGTTACCCTAGCGTGGAAATGGGATATGGATTGCTTGGTGATCCCATTCAAGCATTCCCACTGGCTGCTTCTCCTCCTGCCCCTTGTGATAATCTTGTTGACGCAGGATCATGGGCTCAGCCCCATCAGTTCTACCCAGATGATGCTTCATTGATGAGCTTCCCTCCTGGATCTAGCAACAGCACCAATTACAACTCCATGGTGCAGCAAACGGATTGCATGTCCAAATCGGCGACGAAGGAGGCGAGGAAGAAGCGGATGGCTCGCCAACGACGATTCCTTTTCCACCACAGGCACAGTAATGTTGCAGAGAAGACGGTGGTAATGGAGAATCACAGCAGTAATGGCAACCTAAAGGACAGATCTAATTGCATGGTTTGGTCCTCTTCTTCACCGGCCAATCCTTCGCCGGAATGCCAGCAGGCGTTTCTCCGGCCGGCGCATGTGGACAGGCGGCAGGTAAGAACCCATCTTGCATGCTCTTTATGGAAGACTTTACTATATGTGATTGTTAGGGTTATATGACCTTATTCGGAACAACTTTCTGAAAAAATCTAAGTTACCAATCCTGTCCAACCATATATTTGTGCatacattttccattttcattaaaaataatagTACCATGGTCATGAATTGTATGATGTGGTTCAAACTTCGAAGTCCAGGTTTATAGCTCCATACCTTGGATGCCAAAATTTGTTGGTGGGCTAAGGGGGTGCAGTTAATAAAACAATTCCAGCGTTCCCATGCAAACGAAATATCAGGAGACATTTAATGCAGATCTTCATGGTTGCAGGGATTGAAGAGCGAGAAGAACTTGAGATTTCTTCTTCAAAAGGTGTTGAAGCAAAGCGACGTGGGCAACTTGGGTAGGATTGTACTCCCCAAAGTAAGCTCGAATCTTCATTTTATCCTTATTATGAGGAAAGCGGAATTCAGGAGCTTATTCGATATTGTGTATGACCAGAAGGAGGCAGAGGCGCATCTTCCTGAACTTGAAGCTAGGGATGGCATTTCCATAGCCATGGAGGACATCGGGACTTCTCACGTATGGAACATGCGTTACAGGTACATATCTCTACTTTTCGTTGTGCAGCATTAATGATTTAAGCCTTCGTCTTTCCAGTTAATTAAGTTATAACTTCAATGCTAAGTCGTTGTGATCAAGCTTAAGATCGTTGCTGCTttttgcttttatgtttttcctaTGAAATAATACTTAATTTCCAAAAGAAAGGTTTATTTCAGGTTGCTTTTTCCTTAAGCTTCGTTTTCAATTAATGATCACATAAACGTGTGCAGATTCTGGCCCAACAACAAAAGTAGGATGTATCTCCTCGAGAATACAGGTAGCGGTGATGAGCGACATGACACATGCATGCCTAACGCGTGTCATCTAGCTTCTGATATGCTTTTCATCAGATTCCTGTCCATGTTTACTGTTTctgattttctcttctttttttgtttctttcgaCGTTGGTGCAGGTGATTTCGTGAGATCAAACGGCTTGCAGGAAGGGGACTTCATTGTCATTTACTCCGATGTCAAAAGTGGCAAatatgtactctctctctctctcgctctggatatgtctgtgttttttttttttttttttgaaactacGGTTGTTCGTATCGCATGACAGTTGATAAGGGGGGTGAAGGTGCCATGCCAGGGTGCGAGCAAAGCTCAGATAAAGGTGCAGAAGACGCTGACGCAGAAGCCTTTTCAATCCGCTACTGTGgaagtttcttcctcttcaaacACGGGGTCAGTTCCTTCTtgatatagatagatagagataGATAGATCGGGCTCGAGGGTTCTGGGGTTTCCTCCTGATAGGTTCTTGTAAGCTTAGGTCTGTAGAAAGCGgattctttttcctcttcccttTTGGGAGTCAGggttttccttttaaattttcttcctGTGCTTCTCTTCGAGATGGTTGTGGGAGTTGCAGGAGGAGAAATGTAGTAATGGTCTTTGGTGGTATGATAATGCCATATCTTGTTTAACGGATTTCTTGTGCATAAAGGAACCGTTTTGGAAACTTTCATTGGCTTTTTATGCACATGCCGTTGATCTCTTTTCCTCGTTTTCTTTTTCCGGTCCTTGTTCCAACTTGGGTCCTCCGAATATGAAGCATATGTTTCTGTTTCATTCTCAACACAGGACGACCTGCTCTTCTTTGTCAGTAAAGTATGAGATCAGGCATTTCAGTTATGAGCCTTGGTGACTTCTGGAATTAAAGTGTGTTTGTATAAAAATGTTTCAGGGATATCTTCAAATCGCAGTAGTAGATTTAATTAACCGGTTTACACTTTTTATACACTGATTAATTGGCTGATCCGTATGTATTGAGCAAAAGTTCAACCTATTCGGGTAAATGATGAGCAAAAGTTTAACCTATTTCGGTATTCGGGTAAGCAAACAGGACAAAGGACGTGTAGGAAATGTTTGTGTCTATATTGACGAAAAATGCCCTTGGagaatagagaaaaaaaagaagaaaaagtaaaggttTGAGATTCAATAAAGTTTAAATTTGTATATAGCTAAtaattatttcttattttatacCTATCATTATTTCATTCCACTTTCTGTCAATGATTTGCGGCATTCTCAGTCATTGTAGGAGATAATAataagtataagataatgacAAAAGTGTGAGATAACGATGGGATTAAGAATATTTATCATGCACATCTAATGTTAGGGCATTAATGTTCAGTTATGTTATACTCTGGTCAATTATGCGGCCTTTCTTTCTGACAAaagtaaattattattttttataaatgtacTTAAAATATTATTACCAATCTTTAAGCTTTTTTCTACCTCTGCCTCTACATCTGCCTTTTGATCTTTCGCTCAAGGGTATAGCTGTCCAGCTACAATAGAACATTATCTAGAACAGAAATAATAATTTAGAGCGAAATGAAATAAGAAAGCAAGGGTGTTTACTTTATTTTCAACCTTATCTAGCATTATCTTAACTCAAACCTCATAGAAATTAATCAAACAAAGTTCCGTAACTAAAAATTATAGAAGTCTACTTAAATCTTCAGCAATTTGAAGACAATTAACACTTCAGCTCCAGATCCTACAAACTCCgacactaataaaaaaaaaaactgtaaacACTTCTGTTTCACTTTAAAGTAATCCCAAAAGAAacctataaaaataaaaaataaaaaaacaaaatcagaaaacaatGGCACCAAATATTTTATGTGGAAAAAAGCCACAAACAGTTTTTAGAGTCACATCTCTGGAGTTTAGCAAAACTCCCTGACTTAGAAAAATCACCATGATAAACTCACCATTCCTCGTACCAGTACTGGTTTTAGACATGTAGTGTAGTCTCTGGGGAAGTTTTCCACTCAAACACAGATCTATTTCTGAAAGAGGGTTTCACGTATccttaaaagaaattgaatcctTCTAAGCTCAGGTGTGTCATCGACAATCAATCTATATGCACCTTCCAAACTAGGGTGCAGATCCATGTGGTGCTCCTTGAAGTAGCCAATTTAAGAAGTCAATTCAAGAAAAGCTAGATGAACATAGCAGAATACCAAATTCAAGTCTCTTTGG
Proteins encoded in this region:
- the LOC116251172 gene encoding B3 domain-containing transcription factor ABI3-like isoform X1; translation: MTDPQKQEGDNSNNNGRNTQVEMDHREDDKNIVNPPNEEMVNEWPVDCDPIDTDLLGAVDASSIFDDVLPSIAEFPTMRSSSQSSSSLSSSSSSSSACSSSCSSSPWSIAKKEENDSSVRQSGDPADSLAANSLAAQSAATTAAGCSSPMLVVPKEERMDTVLDGFGEMGILDTVDISWDASMFQTDVNPNSSQEEENCFAGSPPTIYDGQHEGQENDSISSQELAQVFFDWLRSNKESISPEDLRSIRLKKSTIESAVKRLGGGKNGMLHLLKLILTWVQNHHLQKKQKQYLPSCDDISNMPCYYQQQQQQQGFGLPNTNSWCLPTAASPFRQAPVYDPCMASFPTVVGYPSVEMGYGLLGDPIQAFPLAASPPAPCDNLVDAGSWAQPHQFYPDDASLMSFPPGSSNSTNYNSMVQQTDCMSKSATKEARKKRMARQRRFLFHHRHSNVAEKTVVMENHSSNGNLKDRSNCMVWSSSSPANPSPECQQAFLRPAHVDRRQGLKSEKNLRFLLQKVLKQSDVGNLGRIVLPKKEAEAHLPELEARDGISIAMEDIGTSHVWNMRYRFWPNNKSRMYLLENTGDFVRSNGLQEGDFIVIYSDVKSGKYLIRGVKVPCQGASKAQIKVQKTLTQKPFQSATVEVSSSSNTGSVPS
- the LOC116251172 gene encoding B3 domain-containing transcription factor ABI3-like isoform X2; the protein is MTDPQKQEGDNSNNNGRNTQVEMDHREDDKNIVNPPNEEMVNEWPVDCDPIDTDLLGAVDASSIFDDVLPSIAEFPTMRSSSQSSSSLSSSSSSSSACSSSCSSSPWSIAKKEENDSSVRQSGDPADSLAANSLAAQSAATTAAGCSSPMLVVPKEERMDTVLDGFGEMGILDTVDISWDASMFQTDVNPNSSQEEENCFAGSPPTIYDGQHEGQENDSISSQELAQVFFDWLRSNKESISPEDLRSIRLKKSTIESAVKRLGGGKNGMLHLLKLILTWVQNHHLQKKQKQYLPSCDDISNMPCYYQQQQQQQGFGLPNTNSWCLPTAASPFRQAPVYDPCMASFPTVVGYPSVEMGYGLLGDPIQAFPLAASPPAPCDNLVDAGSWAQPHQFYPDDASLMSFPPGSSNSTNYNSMVQQTDCMSKSATKEARKKRMARQRRFLFHHRHSNVAEKTVVMENHSSNGNLKDRSNCMVWSSSSPANPSPECQQAFLRPAHVDRRQGLKSEKNLRFLLQKVLKQSDVGNLGRIVLPKEAEAHLPELEARDGISIAMEDIGTSHVWNMRYRFWPNNKSRMYLLENTGDFVRSNGLQEGDFIVIYSDVKSGKYLIRGVKVPCQGASKAQIKVQKTLTQKPFQSATVEVSSSSNTGSVPS